The following DNA comes from Pelotomaculum isophthalicicum JI.
AAATCCAATCCTTTATAGGAAAATATTACATATTTCATTATACATCTTAACCGCAATTATACAATGGATTACATCGATAAGTTGGATATTTTATGGAAAAAAGGCGCTATTTGTAATCACAAGAGGAATAACCTATCGAATTGCCACATATTTATTTCAATTAGGGCAAATTTGACATAATTGAAATTGATGTTACTGCACACAGATCCCCCGAATTCGGGGGATTTAAGCTTGCATTTGACCAGATTTATGAAGACTTCCTACGTTGCACTTCCTCGAAAACCTCTTTGCTGATGATAGCTTCGTGGTCATTCTCAATGAGATACATGGGCAGTTTGCCATTATTTTTTACCTGCTTATGAGTCAGGCAATCCTTTACAAAAGTTTTCTGCGACAGCACTGTGCCAATGTACTTCTCGTTAGAGAGAATCCGATCAATGGTGGATGTGCTCCATTCCGTTTTACCAGTTACAGTCTTGATGCCATTCTTTTCAAGATAAGATTTGATCTTACGGCAGCCATTGCCTTTCAAGTATAAGTCATAAATGAGCCGGACGATTTTAGCTTCCTCTTCAACAACAACCAATCTCCCATCTTCATCTTTTGTATAGCCAAGGAAATTTGTATGATTCAACTTGACATTGCCTTTTACAAAGCTCTGTCGGATTCCCCATTTGATATCCGCGCTTCTGGATTCACTTTCATTCTGTGCAACCGCCGCAGCTGCGGTAATGATTTTCCTCATTCGCCAATCTGAGGAATCAAGACCTTCCATTTCAAAATAAATGGTGATTCCCATGCCTACAAGTTCATTAAAACCCTGTAAGAAAGGAAGAGTGTTGCGCCCGAAACGGCTGACTGACTTCGTTATGATGTAGTCTATCTTTCCGGCACGGCAGTCTTTCATCATTCGATTAAATTCCGTCCGGTTGTCAAATCGGGTACCGGAAGCCTGTTCCGCGTAGATTTCCGCAAGCGTCCAGCTAGGATGATTGGTAATGAAATCTATATAGTACCGAACCTGCGCATCCAAGCTGCTCTGCTGTTCTTCATAGGGTGTGCTGACTCTGCAATAAGCGGCAACGCGCAGGCTCTCTTTTTTGTTTGCCGGAATTTCAATAATGTTTTTGTTCATTTAAAATCCACCTTTCTGTTTACAAAATAAAAAGCATGACAGTCAAATGACCATCATGCCAAAGTTTAGAACATAATTTTAGATATAATATGAGAAAAAGCTACGTTTTCTTGTGCAATTCGACAAGTAAATGTAGCTTTTAACATGGCGGAGAGATAGGGATTCGAACCCTAGAGACCGCTCATCACGGCCTACTCGATTTCGAGTTTTGTGGAAGGCGCAACTGTTTCTATTAAACTGTTATAGTTTGCTGTCCCAATTGCACTGATTTCAATGTCAAGGTCTGTGCATCGTTGAAGATCATGGTAATATCCCTGGTTAGGTAGTTGCTCTACTTGCTTCAATTGGTTCGAAATATATTCATGAGTGGCACGTAGGAAAATAACCATCTTTGTAAATTTGGCCCACTCAGTCCTGGGCGAGTAAAGATAACGAAAATGATTGTCTATAAGAGATTGATAGTCAAGAACCGTTGAAAAAATATTTTCAAGAATTTTTTGTGCCACTGCCGAAAGCAATTCGGAGATCGTCGCATGTTCATCTGTATTGAATGTACGTTTTTCCTCAAGAAGAAGTTCTAACGCAGTTAAACCGACACGGTTAAATTCTAGCCGGAACATTCCGCTAATATCGTCAAAAATTGGAATATCATCAGGTGCTTCGGTAAATAATTTCTGATTTAACCTTTGAACAAGATCTTGACCATGAGCGCCCACCAAAAGTTGAATAAATGATGCTGCATAACGCCGAAGATCAGCTGAGTTGGGATTTGTACGTATCACATCAAGAATAGCTGAGTAAAACTCCGAGCCAAAGAAATCAACCCGTTCAGACAGGAGTGGATTCAAGCTCACCGTTTGAGAATATAGACGCGTTCCGTAGGCAGTACCTGTTTCCTGTTCAAAATGTTTAGCTAACCGCTCACGAGTAATACCAAGTTGCTGAAGAGCTATATCTGCTTCACTATCAAACCGATTGATTCTTTGAATAATTTCCTGTTTTCGGTATTCTGTATTCCCTTGTTTTTCCTGGCCTGGTCAAACCGGTTGAGATATATGTTTGCCAGCAAGGGCGAGATGACGCCTCCCTGGGGGCTTCCTATGTCTGTCTCCTCCCAGTGCCCGTCTTTCATGACTCCTGCGGTTAGGAATTTCTTGATTAATTTCAACACGCTGCCGTCGCTTATCTTCCGGTTTACTTCTTCCAGTATCAGTTCGTGGTCCAGCCGGTGGCTGGTAGGTCCCGGGCCTCGAACATTATTTAAATGCCTTGTGCCCGGCCCCCCAATCAGAACCCGGCGTGCAGTTTTCCCGCACCGGGCTCCCCAGAGTGCGTCACAGTAAAAAAATTAAACTGTTGGATGAAGAGTTTTAGCGTAGGGTAGTTTGAACCATTCACGGCTTTTGAGATAACACCAGTACATTTTATGCCTTTGACTCCTTCGTCGCAAGCTCCTAGCCCATTGCCGTTCCACTTCCTGGCGAATCCAGTCTAGCTTCGGTTTGCAGTGGTAAAGAGCAAAGTACTGGTAGAACCCATTGAGCATTCTTGTTAGCTGCTTTTGCTGGTCCCTACGCTTCCAATGCATATGCCCTTTTAGCCAGGTATGAACTCGGTCCAGGAATTTCCTGCAACTCTTTACCGTAGGTATTCTAACTAATGCAAATTTACCTTTATTGTCAGTTCCACATACGTGTTTAAAGCCAAGGAAGTCAAAGGTTTCCGGCTTTTCGCCAAATTCCATCTTGCGTTCTCTGGCAAAGCGGCCAAAGATTATTAGACGAGTCTTTTCCGGGGCCAGTTCCAATCCAAACTTACGCATACGTTCCTCTAATAGTATCTGAAAGTTTTCGGCATCCCGTTTGTATTGAAAGCACACCGTATAGTCATCGGCAAAACGAGTTAGATATGCTTCTCCCTGAAACCATTTCTTGCAGCGCTTCTCGAACCAGAGGTCGAGGACGTAGTGCAGGTAAATATTGGCCAGTATTGGGCTGACTGGCCCTCCCTGGGGCGTACCTTCCTCATTGCGCACGACTACTCCGTTTTGCATCACGCCAGCTTTAAGCCATTTCCCTGTCAACTTAATAATGCCAGGGTCAGCTATTCGCTGTTTTATCATTTTCATCAACCACTCATGGTTAATGTGATTGAAATAGCCACGGATGTCTGCTTCAAACACGTGCCTAACTTTCTTTGTCACAATGTGTGACCTAAGTGCCCGTAGTGCCTGATGTGGGCTTCGGCCGGGCCGGAACCCGTATGAAAAGTCCAGGAAATCAGCCTCGAATATGGCTTCGAGAATCCGAGCAACCGCTCTTTGCACCAGTCTGTCCTCTACAGTGGGTATTCCTAATGGTCTGGTCTTTCCCTCACCTTTTGGTATTTCTACGCGCCGTACCGGCGGTGCTTTGTACTGGTTAGCTTTAAGGCGCCCCCAGATATCTAAGACACGACCGTCTAAATCGCGCTCAAACTCTGCTGTAGTCTCTCCATCAACTCCGCTTGCTCCTTTGCGATTCATAAACCGCCATGTCTCTTTAAGAAACTCCGGCGTGATTATGTGTGCCAGGGATGTAAAGCGAAGCTTCGGTTCTAGTTTGGCTTTCGCTGCTATCCTGCTCAGTTGTGTTGACATTCTTATCCTGCCTCTGTGTGTAGAGAATGTTTCCCTGTCAGGTAATCACTCTGTCCCGCCGCTTCCCCTTGTATGTGGCTTTCCCACACTCTGAGTGTAGAGTCGGAGGAGGTGGACATCAATAAGCCTGCCTCCGTCCGCTCGTTCAAACGGATCGTACAGTTTTCCCGTAATCCGCTTTCCTTAACTGATTGTGTTTACGACTTTAACTGAAGGCTTGGAATTAAATGCACAAGATTAACCAATTTATAATGTTCATATAATTCTTTCCTGGGATATTTCTTCCATCCAGTATTCCGCCAGCGCTTGAATTGATGAGACCAAAGCCGCCGGATAATCCACCGGTCTAGTCGATTAAATAATTTACGGACATTGGCTTTGCGATAATAATTCCCCCACCCTCTAATTATAGGGTTTATCCAGTCAATTACTTCTTTCAGGGCTAAAGGTATTCTTCGCTTGGTCTTGGCTCTAATCTGATTCATGAATCTTTTAACGGATTTTTCTTTCGGCACTGCGTAAATGTTTAATTTATTTGGTTCGCTTCCTAGTTTATCTCTAGACAATTTCAAACCTTTACCCTGCTTTATTTTATACCCTAAAAACTCGAAGCCCCATTTGATGTGTATTATTCGGGTCTTCTCTCGATGTAAATTGAGACCTAAGTCTTTTAATATTCGAGTTGCATCTCTTAGAGCATTATAGGCTTCAGCTTTGGTTCGGCATAACACTGTCCAGTCATCGGCCCAGCGGGTCAGATGGTAACCCCGGCGTG
Coding sequences within:
- the ltrA gene encoding group II intron reverse transcriptase/maturase codes for the protein MSTQLSRIAAKAKLEPKLRFTSLAHIITPEFLKETWRFMNRKGASGVDGETTAEFERDLDGRVLDIWGRLKANQYKAPPVRRVEIPKGEGKTRPLGIPTVEDRLVQRAVARILEAIFEADFLDFSYGFRPGRSPHQALRALRSHIVTKKVRHVFEADIRGYFNHINHEWLMKMIKQRIADPGIIKLTGKWLKAGVMQNGVVVRNEEGTPQGGPVSPILANIYLHYVLDLWFEKRCKKWFQGEAYLTRFADDYTVCFQYKRDAENFQILLEERMRKFGLELAPEKTRLIIFGRFARERKMEFGEKPETFDFLGFKHVCGTDNKGKFALVRIPTVKSCRKFLDRVHTWLKGHMHWKRRDQQKQLTRMLNGFYQYFALYHCKPKLDWIRQEVERQWARSLRRRSQRHKMYWCYLKSREWFKLPYAKTLHPTV
- a CDS encoding recombinase family protein, which encodes MNKNIIEIPANKKESLRVAAYCRVSTPYEEQQSSLDAQVRYYIDFITNHPSWTLAEIYAEQASGTRFDNRTEFNRMMKDCRAGKIDYIITKSVSRFGRNTLPFLQGFNELVGMGITIYFEMEGLDSSDWRMRKIITAAAAVAQNESESRSADIKWGIRQSFVKGNVKLNHTNFLGYTKDEDGRLVVVEEEAKIVRLIYDLYLKGNGCRKIKSYLEKNGIKTVTGKTEWSTSTIDRILSNEKYIGTVLSQKTFVKDCLTHKQVKNNGKLPMYLIENDHEAIISKEVFEEVQRRKSS
- a CDS encoding group II intron maturase-specific domain-containing protein, which encodes RRGYHLTRWADDWTVLCRTKAEAYNALRDATRILKDLGLNLHREKTRIIHIKWGFEFLGYKIKQGKGLKLSRDKLGSEPNKLNIYAVPKEKSVKRFMNQIRAKTKRRIPLALKEVIDWINPIIRGWGNYYRKANVRKLFNRLDRWIIRRLWSHQFKRWRNTGWKKYPRKELYEHYKLVNLVHLIPSLQLKS